A region of the Zonotrichia leucophrys gambelii isolate GWCS_2022_RI chromosome 14, RI_Zleu_2.0, whole genome shotgun sequence genome:
TGCAGCACCCAGAATTCTAATCAGCCAGGTGATGAAGCCACTGAAGACACGATGTGCTGTTGATTGTGATGGGAGTCAAATGTGTGCCCAGGCATTAGTCAGAGCCTCTGCACTCGAGTGGGTACATTTCATTCATTCAGGAAGCAGCACAGTCTCCTGAGAGCTGGTTTCCAGACAAAGGGAGCTCAGACAGAAATCGGAGCTTCTGGTTGCATTTTGaactctgcctgcccccggtGCGCTCTCCCCTGAATGAGCAACAGGAGCTGCATCCCAACCACCTGGCTGAACAGCGCCTTTGACTCGTGTGACTCTAAACAGGACATTGCTAGAAGACCTGAACAAATAAACTGGACTCCATGAAACCATCAGATTTAACTGTCCCTGTGGTTGGTACACACTCCTGGAAACTTGTTAAGTCATTTTGTTACAAAGCAATTCTCAtgctgactgaaaaaaaaagctaaaattattttcaattacaTATTcttattcattattatttaaaacattatgTATTTCATAGCAGGAGCTACTTACCCTATGGTAAAATGTCTTTCCATATACCAACTTTCTAAAAATCTGAAACTCTACTCAAAGATTTGGGAGTCCTaagagcagcctctgctgaTGCATAAGGAAATTGTTTCTGAGTTTTTCCAGTCGAGTAAGAGTTTTTATTGCATATCCACAAGAAGTTTGTAAGAACTGTTCGGTGTTTGTTTGTCACTTGGAAAACATAAAAGCCTTCACGAATTATAAAGTGACTGAATAAGAGGATCAGCATTAAAAACATTGGATGCCACAAACAATGTAGCTGAAACCACAATGCTCTTATGGTCCAGCTATAGAATTATGGTACTCTAATAGATGTCCATGTCTCTTTCCTCTCCATAATCAGTGTGAATACTGATGCACAGCTTGAACCGCTCCCGTTTTTCTGATGGCATTGTCCTGTAGCTCAAAGAGCCGCTCCAGGCCGGCCGTAGGGGAAGAgacacggacagggacagggacagggacagtcccTTGGCTCCGCACTGCTCGGATCACCTCGAGGCGCTGGGTCCGCTCCTGACCCGCTCAGTACCAGAAAGGCACTGACAATACGGAGCGGGATCGGCAGAGCGCACCGAGGTGGATGGAGCCGGGCTCTTTATGGCGGACCGTGCTGCGGGGACAAGGGACAAGGGGTGTCACAGACCCACGGGAGGTCAGGCTGGGCACGGGCGATggagcggccccgccgcgggtcccggtcccggtccggGAGCGCTCCCGACCCCgcggccgcccggccccggcccggctgACGTCACACAGCTCGCAGCCAACCAGCGCGCGCGGCGCGAGTCGGaccccgccccccgcgccctcGCTGCCTATAAAAGCCGCGGCCGGCAGCGGACGCGGGACCGGCGTGCGGGGAACGGGACGGGACGGACGAGACGGGGCGGCGGGACCCGCTCCTGGCACCGCGGCTCGGCCCCGGCCGCCCCGCCGAGCGGGCGCTCCGCTCGCCAGCCGGGATGCTGCTCGTGGCCGCCGGGCTCCTGCTCGCCGTAGCtgcgggcgggcgggggtcgCCGGCCCCGGAGCAGGAGAGCCCGCCGGGCAGCCGCTTCGTGTGCACCTCGCTGCCGCTGGACGCCGCCGGCGCGGGCTGCCCGCTGCCCCCCGTGCCCATGCAGGGCGGCGCGCTGCCCCCCGAGGAGGAGCTGAAAGCCACGGTGCTGCAGCTGCGGGAGACCGTCCTGCAGCAGAAGGAGACCATCGGGAGCCAGCGGGAAGCCATCCGGGAGCTCACCGGCAAGCTGAGCCGCTGCGAGGGGGCCGACGGCAAGTCCGCCACGGGGGCGTGGAAGAACGAGGTGGGCAAGGGCAAGGACACGATGGGCGACCTGCCGCGGGACCCGGCGCTGGTCATCGAGCAGCTGAGCCGCACCATGCAGACCCTGAAGGACCGCCTGGAGAGCCTGGAGGTAGGGCCGGAGCCGCTGCACGTCCAGCGGGCACTTCGGGCACGAGTGGTGCCTAAATCCCTGTGGAGATGGATCCAAACCGGCCCAACCCACGGGCGAGAGGCTCGGTTTGGCTTGTCCTGGTCTCTTGGTTATTTATCTCCTCTCTTTAATAGTAAATACCTAAGGGGCTGCTCTTGAATGTGTGCTCCCACTGCGTGGGGGGAGATTATGGTTTCCCTGCTTGTCACCAGCTTAGTTTCTGTACTAATAATGTGTAAATCTCCCTTTCTGGGGATGTGACTTCATGTGGTTAGAGGTACAAAGCTGACGTCTTGGGCAGTAAGACCTCGGCATATGGTGCTGAACAGAGCAGTGGTAATGAGGAGATTGTGTTGGGCAGATGGTGCAGATAAGATGATGCACTCAGGGCTGACACAGAATGGAAAGAACCCGATTCTGTGCGCCTCTGAACAGAAAGGGGATTTGGTCCAAGCCCACCGATAAGTGATTTCCATGAGCCTTTGGACAGTGCCCGTGGTTTGAGTGCTGCTCATGCACTCATGTTTTGTAGAGAGGATTCTCACAGGATTTGTGCTGGTGTTTTGCTTTTCACACCCTGAGAGCCTCACATGCTGCTCCCGCTGTCCTCCAGTCAGTGCTGATGTGAGGGTGGCGAGTAACTTCCCAAGGGCTGTTCTGTGAGCGCTGCTTTGCAAGTGCAGTTCTGAATGAGCTGATAGTATTCATTCCCTCCTTTTACCACTATTGCTGTCTTCCTGAAGCATTCCTTTTAGCGTTGTAGAAGAGAAACTCCTCTAGAATAACGTGGTAGgtgaaaatgttgtttttttagTATCTTTAAAGATACCAGTGTTATTTGAGAGTGTGAGGTGCctcttttttcagtttgaatagGAATACTTTCACGGCTTAGTACTTAGATTGATTTAAGGAGCATCTTACTTTGGTAAATCTGCTTTCAAAGTAGCttaatttttaatctaaaatgaAGTGATAGTTTTTGTGTTTACTTACATTGGCCATGTCACTAACATAAAAATTGACCAGTGTGCCACATGTATGTGTACTAATAGAATTACATTAGACCTGGTCCCTACATTGATTTTATTGAACTTAAATGTATGAAAACTCTTTCATATAAAGTGCCCTTTAGTTTCAGGACCTGTTTAGCTCCAGTGCTGATAAAAGCACTGACCATGACAAATGCTAAAAAGCAATACCTCTTCTATACTTGCTGGAGAGCTCCATGCTCTTACTTTGCTGCTTTGGGCCGGGAGCATACCTGCATTTGCCATTTCTGTGTCAGGAATGACAATGTTTTCCCCCTTGTTTTGCCCTGAAGCACCAGCTCCGGGCCAACGTGTCCTATGCAGCGCTGCCCAGTGACCTGCGGGAGATGCTGCAGCGCCGGCTCGGGGACCTGGAGCGGCAGCTCCTCAGCAAGGTGGCCGAGCTGGAGGATGAGAAATCCCTGCTGCACAACGAGACCTCAGCCCACCGGCAGAAGACAGAGTCAGCCTTGAATGCATTGCTAGAAAGAGTGTCTGAGCTAGAGAAAGGTAATTGCTCGGCATCAAAACGCTTCCCCATCCTGGTTAATTTTGTTTACTCCTTTCTTCCAGAGCACTAGACTAAATGTGGGCCTTGAGGGAAAGACACTGAGGTACTGGACTGAATAGTAGGTGACAGTGCAAATACTTGGattctcccttttcttttatCTCAGGCTTCTTGCTTGACAGGCAGTTGCCTGGCTTTGGCTTCCTGTCTCTTAATTTGGCGTGTGTGGGTGGCTAGGATGAAACTCTTAGTGTTTGTGGGATGGAAAGATCTGTAAGGAGGCAAGTGGAGATAGGAATAAGTATGGCATGGGTGTAAATAGCTACATAATGTCAAGCATACatctgagcagagctgcctttaTTGGGACTGAGAGTCATAGGGGCTAAATTTAATTAGCACAACTACCTTTGATGTA
Encoded here:
- the NPTX2 gene encoding neuronal pentraxin-2; its protein translation is MLLVAAGLLLAVAAGGRGSPAPEQESPPGSRFVCTSLPLDAAGAGCPLPPVPMQGGALPPEEELKATVLQLRETVLQQKETIGSQREAIRELTGKLSRCEGADGKSATGAWKNEVGKGKDTMGDLPRDPALVIEQLSRTMQTLKDRLESLEHQLRANVSYAALPSDLREMLQRRLGDLERQLLSKVAELEDEKSLLHNETSAHRQKTESALNALLERVSELEKGNSAFKSPDEFKVSLPLRTNYLYGKIKKTLPELYAFTVCLWLRSSASPGIGTPFSYAVPGQANEIVLIEWGNNPIELLINDKVAQLPLFISDGKWHHICITWTTRDGMWEAFQDGEKLGTGENLAPWHPIKPGGVLILGQEQDTVGGRFDATQAFVGEMSQFNIWDRVLRAEDIMNIANCSINMPGNIIPWVDNNVDVFGGATKWPVETCEERLLDL